One Brachyspira pilosicoli P43/6/78 genomic window carries:
- a CDS encoding LacI family DNA-binding transcriptional regulator, translating to MMKTENKKITMKEIAELAGVTKTTISRYFNGGYIKKETKEKIAKIIKKYNYEPNTFARLKARRSYMIGIIVPALDSIITSRVLTGLERTFREKNYMPIIMNTNHENELEIKYIEKLKRLNVDGIVLSATYITAEHKKILKKLDIPFVIYGQEYSDGISIINDDYNAGVEIGEYIAKRNHKNIGFISVDEKDVAIGVNRRNGIIDGLKKYKIQQINIEIADFSYDSSKIAAKKLLKNKKLDTIICSTDRQAHSVYMVAKEMGLKIPDDISVISFGGYEIDKIIEPELSTIKFDSFNAGVSAANTLINLINNVKVEKVFYIDYTFIEGKSVK from the coding sequence ATGATGAAAACTGAAAACAAAAAAATAACAATGAAAGAAATAGCAGAACTTGCTGGTGTTACAAAAACTACAATATCAAGATACTTTAACGGCGGATATATAAAAAAAGAAACTAAAGAAAAAATTGCCAAAATAATAAAAAAATATAATTATGAGCCTAATACTTTTGCTAGATTAAAAGCAAGAAGAAGCTATATGATAGGAATTATAGTACCTGCTTTAGACTCAATAATAACATCAAGAGTGCTTACTGGTTTAGAGAGGACTTTTAGAGAAAAAAATTATATGCCAATAATAATGAATACTAATCATGAAAATGAGTTAGAAATTAAATATATAGAAAAACTAAAGAGATTAAATGTTGATGGAATAGTATTAAGTGCAACATATATTACAGCTGAACATAAAAAAATATTAAAAAAATTAGATATACCTTTTGTAATTTATGGGCAAGAATATAGTGATGGTATAAGTATAATTAATGATGATTATAATGCTGGAGTAGAGATAGGAGAATATATTGCTAAGAGAAATCATAAAAATATAGGCTTTATTAGCGTTGATGAAAAAGATGTTGCTATTGGTGTTAATAGAAGAAATGGTATAATAGACGGCTTAAAAAAATATAAGATACAACAAATAAATATTGAAATAGCAGATTTTTCTTATGATAGTTCAAAAATTGCAGCCAAAAAATTATTAAAAAATAAAAAATTAGATACAATAATATGTTCTACAGATAGGCAAGCTCATAGTGTTTATATGGTTGCAAAGGAAATGGGGCTTAAAATTCCAGATGATATATCTGTAATATCGTTTGGAGGATATGAGATTGATAAAATAATAGAGCCTGAACTTTCAACTATAAAATTTGATTCATTTAATGCTGGAGTATCCGCTGCTAATACTTTGATAAATTTAATTAATAATGTAAAAGTAGAAAAAGTATTTTATATTGATTATACATTCATAGAAGGTAAAAGCGTAAAATAA
- the rpsR gene encoding 30S ribosomal protein S18 → MELENTENIENTSNNEEENKVKADKKQHFNKEVNEKDAASRKKFFKKKICYFCKNNIDVLDYKDIKLLKKYVKESGKIIPKRLNGTCSKHQRLVTKAIKRARNIALLPYETKY, encoded by the coding sequence ATGGAATTAGAAAACACAGAAAATATAGAAAATACTTCTAATAATGAAGAAGAAAATAAAGTTAAAGCTGATAAAAAACAGCATTTTAACAAAGAAGTAAATGAAAAAGATGCAGCTAGCAGAAAAAAATTCTTTAAGAAAAAAATATGCTATTTCTGCAAAAACAATATTGATGTATTAGATTATAAAGACATAAAATTATTAAAAAAATATGTTAAAGAAAGCGGAAAAATTATACCTAAACGCTTAAATGGTACTTGCTCTAAACATCAAAGATTAGTTACTAAAGCTATAAAAAGAGCTAGAAATATTGCTCTTCTTCCTTATGAAACTAAATATTAA
- a CDS encoding PTS transporter subunit EIIC, which produces MAINYKKTAEEIIRVVNKENIISAAFCATRLRLIVKDRESIKDSDVQKIDGVKGVFFNSGQYQIILGTGVVNKVYAEVINLGIEGSSNQSAEESNKSTEKNSFRKFIRIFADVFVPIMPAMIATGLFLGLKGALINDSFLSMFNLQVSDIPVSVMTFMSVLTETTFAFLPALVCWSTFRVFGGSPILGILLGLMLVSPALPNAYLVANPDSGVKPIMLFNFIPIVGYQGSILPALIAGIIGSKVELNLRKVIPNIIDILATPFLTLLIMLILSLAVIGPIFHIVEQWILVAINFSLSLPFGIGGFIIGFGIIFIVVTGVHHIMNLIEISFLAATTLNPINPLLSVANLAAGAACLAVTLKTRRKSVKAMGYGATLSAWLGITEPAIFGINIRYGIKPMVCGAIAAGITGLIARLLNLQATANGVTGIPGVLLYIYDSKQLIGYIAVALITVVLSFTITWFFGVPDEYMQEDEE; this is translated from the coding sequence ATGGCTATAAATTATAAAAAAACCGCTGAAGAAATTATTAGAGTAGTAAATAAAGAAAATATCATATCTGCTGCTTTCTGTGCTACTAGATTAAGATTAATAGTAAAAGACAGAGAGAGCATAAAAGATTCTGATGTTCAAAAGATAGATGGTGTTAAGGGAGTATTTTTTAATTCTGGACAGTATCAGATAATATTAGGAACTGGTGTTGTAAATAAAGTTTATGCCGAGGTTATTAATTTAGGAATTGAAGGTTCATCAAATCAGAGTGCAGAAGAGTCAAATAAATCTACAGAAAAAAACAGTTTTAGAAAGTTTATTCGTATATTTGCTGATGTATTTGTACCTATAATGCCTGCTATGATTGCAACAGGTTTATTTTTAGGGCTTAAGGGTGCTTTAATTAATGATAGTTTTTTAAGCATGTTTAATTTACAAGTATCAGACATACCAGTTTCTGTTATGACATTTATGAGCGTACTTACAGAGACAACATTTGCATTTTTGCCTGCTTTGGTATGTTGGTCTACTTTTAGGGTATTTGGAGGCTCTCCTATATTGGGTATATTGTTAGGTTTAATGTTAGTTTCTCCTGCTTTGCCTAATGCGTATTTGGTTGCCAATCCTGACAGCGGTGTGAAACCTATAATGCTTTTTAATTTTATACCTATAGTGGGCTATCAAGGAAGCATACTTCCAGCACTTATCGCTGGTATTATAGGCTCTAAAGTGGAATTAAATTTAAGAAAAGTAATACCTAATATAATAGATATACTTGCTACTCCTTTTTTAACTTTACTTATAATGCTTATATTATCTTTAGCTGTAATTGGACCAATTTTCCATATAGTTGAACAGTGGATATTGGTAGCTATTAATTTCTCTTTATCATTACCTTTTGGAATTGGAGGATTTATAATAGGTTTTGGAATAATATTTATAGTTGTTACTGGCGTTCACCATATAATGAATTTAATAGAAATATCTTTTCTTGCTGCAACTACATTAAATCCAATCAATCCTCTTTTATCTGTTGCAAATTTAGCTGCTGGTGCTGCTTGTTTGGCTGTTACATTAAAGACTAGAAGAAAGAGTGTAAAAGCTATGGGTTATGGTGCTACATTATCAGCTTGGCTTGGAATAACAGAGCCTGCTATATTTGGTATTAATATAAGATATGGAATAAAGCCTATGGTTTGCGGTGCTATTGCTGCTGGTATAACAGGGTTGATTGCAAGATTATTAAACTTACAGGCTACTGCTAATGGTGTTACTGGTATACCTGGTGTATTGCTTTATATTTATGACAGCAAACAATTAATAGGTTATATTGCCGTTGCTTTAATTACTGTTGTTCTATCTTTTACTATTACTTGGTTTTTTGGTGTGCCTGATGAATATATGCAAGAAGATGAAGAGTAA
- a CDS encoding pullulanase family protein, whose product MKKICFYIFIFIVFIIAVSCGDRTKETLEQYQARMQNAQILKYYNIQEVTPPRVVDDGILFTFAENYDSVEVSGDFNNWEDSIPLIKNSYGIFYYLWQTPLKAGKYLYRYRVNGVWINDPINQNVEYDNNNQEVSYFVLGNDIGFYEQNPIYNADGTVTFFYSNDTASEVMFTSDKLGFDSLRYPMTYSNNLWTITLRAEQGPYYYNFVVDRVWEIDPLNLNVYKGNDGRLHSFTTINYNNTNLIK is encoded by the coding sequence ATGAAAAAGATTTGTTTTTATATTTTTATATTTATAGTTTTTATAATTGCTGTATCTTGCGGTGATAGAACTAAAGAGACTCTTGAACAGTATCAAGCTAGAATGCAAAATGCTCAGATACTAAAATATTACAATATACAAGAAGTAACTCCGCCAAGAGTTGTAGATGACGGTATATTATTTACTTTTGCAGAAAATTATGATTCTGTGGAAGTGTCTGGAGATTTTAATAATTGGGAAGATAGCATACCTCTTATAAAAAACTCTTACGGTATATTTTATTATTTATGGCAAACTCCTTTAAAGGCTGGTAAATATTTATACAGATACAGAGTTAATGGTGTTTGGATTAATGACCCTATAAACCAAAATGTAGAATATGACAATAATAATCAAGAAGTTAGTTATTTTGTATTAGGAAATGATATTGGTTTTTATGAACAAAATCCTATATATAATGCAGACGGCACAGTAACATTCTTCTACAGCAATGATACTGCATCAGAAGTTATGTTTACATCAGATAAATTAGGTTTTGACAGCTTAAGATATCCTATGACTTATTCTAATAATTTATGGACAATTACTTTAAGAGCAGAGCAAGGTCCTTATTACTATAACTTTGTAGTTGATAGAGTATGGGAAATAGACCCTCTTAATTTGAATGTTTATAAAGGTAATGATGGAAGACTTCACTCATTTACTACTATAAATTATAATAATACAAATCTAATAAAATAA
- a CDS encoding glycoside hydrolase family 32 protein: MNLVAKVFEEAIKQKEIEYIKNNRENKKWRLNFHLMPPVGWLNDPNALSYFKGEYHIFFQYSPFDVDGGLKFWGHYTTKDLINYKYIGVSLYPDQKYDCHGVYSGSAFIEDNKMYVYYTGNVKLLGKHDYIESGREANTMLIVSDDGINFSEKECLMEMKDYPNGITNHIRDPKVWKEKDCYYMVQGARKYGTDRDNDIGEVLVFSSKDKRNWKHISTINTKERFGYMWECPDLFNLDGQNILITCPQGVKQIESVYENIYLSGYFLINDDYRHKDSLEAANFTVLDRGFDFYAPQTFLDENGNRVLIGWMGVPDTEETHKNLSIQYGWQHCLTVARELSFKNGKLYQKPHRSLEKLREKKIFENKCSYSSLSDNLISDINSYEVLIDNIKSSNDFELLISEGCSIKYKENKFILEFLNDRGKQIGGGRIKRSAYLEKLENIRILIDTSSIEIFINEGEMVFTTRYYPDEYSFRVSGDMSLTIYKLKSFNY, from the coding sequence ATGAATTTGGTTGCTAAAGTATTTGAAGAGGCAATAAAACAAAAAGAGATTGAATATATTAAGAATAATAGGGAAAATAAAAAATGGAGATTAAATTTTCATTTAATGCCTCCTGTAGGTTGGCTTAATGACCCTAATGCTTTATCTTATTTTAAAGGTGAGTATCATATATTTTTTCAATATTCCCCTTTTGATGTTGATGGAGGATTAAAGTTTTGGGGTCATTACACAACTAAAGACTTAATCAATTATAAATATATAGGAGTTTCATTATATCCAGACCAAAAGTATGATTGTCATGGGGTATATTCTGGTTCTGCTTTTATAGAAGATAATAAGATGTATGTATATTATACAGGCAATGTAAAGCTTTTAGGCAAGCATGATTATATTGAAAGCGGAAGAGAGGCTAATACTATGCTTATTGTTTCTGATGACGGTATTAATTTCTCTGAAAAAGAATGTTTAATGGAGATGAAAGATTATCCTAATGGCATAACAAATCATATAAGAGACCCTAAAGTGTGGAAAGAAAAAGATTGTTATTATATGGTTCAAGGTGCAAGGAAATATGGAACTGATAGAGATAATGATATTGGTGAGGTATTAGTATTTTCTTCAAAAGACAAAAGAAATTGGAAACATATAAGCACTATAAACACTAAAGAGAGATTTGGTTATATGTGGGAATGCCCCGACTTGTTTAATTTAGATGGTCAGAATATTTTAATTACTTGTCCGCAGGGTGTGAAGCAAATTGAGAGTGTATACGAAAATATTTATCTCTCTGGATATTTTTTAATTAATGATGATTACAGGCATAAAGATTCTCTTGAGGCAGCTAATTTTACTGTATTAGATAGAGGTTTTGATTTTTATGCTCCGCAGACATTTTTAGATGAAAATGGAAATAGAGTTCTTATAGGTTGGATGGGTGTTCCTGATACTGAAGAGACTCATAAAAACTTAAGCATTCAATATGGCTGGCAGCATTGTTTAACTGTGGCAAGAGAATTAAGTTTCAAAAATGGCAAACTATATCAAAAGCCTCATAGAAGTTTAGAAAAATTAAGAGAGAAAAAAATATTTGAAAATAAATGTTCTTATTCTTCATTATCTGATAATTTAATTTCTGATATTAACTCTTACGAAGTCTTAATTGACAATATAAAAAGTTCTAATGATTTTGAGTTATTAATTTCTGAAGGTTGTTCTATTAAATATAAAGAGAATAAATTTATATTAGAGTTTCTAAATGATAGAGGAAAACAAATAGGCGGCGGCAGAATAAAAAGAAGTGCATATTTAGAAAAGTTAGAAAACATAAGAATATTAATAGATACTTCATCTATAGAGATATTTATAAATGAAGGCGAGATGGTATTTACTACTAGGTATTATCCAGATGAATATTCTTTTAGAGTTTCAGGGGATATGAGTTTAACAATATATAAATTAAAATCATTTAACTATTAA
- the fliS gene encoding flagellar export chaperone FliS, giving the protein MSTNNGYQKYKKIDVSTASQNRLVIMLYDGAIKFLENACNAIDKKHGTEEAHNNIMKAQEIIYELLSSLNYDAKEIAERLASIYTYMNQRLTEANISKTKPPILEVIKYLKELKGAWEGVEQKLSSNNADNNNTTKEDSNPAPQTNSTPADNKSYDKKFMKKDDKAVTSKLNITG; this is encoded by the coding sequence TTGTCTACTAATAACGGTTATCAAAAATATAAAAAAATTGATGTTAGTACAGCATCTCAAAATAGACTAGTTATTATGCTTTATGACGGTGCTATCAAGTTTCTTGAGAATGCTTGTAATGCTATTGACAAAAAACATGGTACAGAAGAAGCTCATAATAATATAATGAAGGCTCAAGAGATTATATATGAACTTCTCTCTTCTCTAAACTATGATGCTAAAGAAATAGCTGAAAGATTAGCTTCTATTTATACTTATATGAATCAGAGATTAACAGAAGCAAATATATCTAAAACTAAACCGCCTATATTAGAGGTTATAAAATATCTTAAAGAATTAAAAGGTGCTTGGGAGGGTGTTGAGCAAAAATTATCTTCTAATAATGCTGATAATAATAATACTACAAAAGAAGATAGTAATCCTGCTCCTCAAACTAATTCTACTCCTGCTGATAATAAAAGTTATGATAAAAAATTTATGAAAAAAGATGATAAAGCTGTTACATCAAAATTAAATATTACGGGTTGA
- a CDS encoding single-stranded DNA-binding protein yields the protein MSDVNNVTLIGRLTADPMLKYLPSGSAVVEFSIANNYYVSTKNANEVNYFDVVAFGKTAETISKYLTKGKQIAINGSLRQDRWQDKDTNTTKSRIRIIVNSMQMLGANGQSGSMDTTYTPSASVGGGMSDGIDIGNFSDDDEVPF from the coding sequence ATGTCAGATGTAAATAATGTAACTTTAATAGGCAGACTTACTGCTGACCCAATGCTAAAATATTTGCCAAGCGGAAGTGCTGTTGTAGAATTTTCTATAGCAAATAACTATTATGTAAGCACTAAAAATGCTAATGAGGTTAACTATTTTGATGTAGTTGCTTTTGGTAAAACTGCAGAAACTATAAGCAAATATTTAACTAAAGGCAAACAAATAGCTATTAATGGATCTTTAAGACAGGATAGATGGCAAGATAAAGATACAAATACCACAAAATCAAGAATTAGAATCATAGTTAATAGTATGCAAATGCTAGGTGCTAATGGTCAATCTGGCTCAATGGATACAACATATACTCCTTCTGCTTCTGTTGGCGGAGGAATGTCTGATGGTATTGATATAGGTAATTTTTCTGACGATGATGAAGTGCCATTTTAA
- a CDS encoding pyridoxal phosphate-dependent aminotransferase, whose translation MQLNKNILEVPYSLIRELTEKAQKKQDSIMLTIGEPDLQPPKELIDYGCEYAKTHALPYTQSGGSEHLRDLVAKHYNKYYGSNVNANNITMHIGSMEGISSVFRTILNIDDEVIIPTPFFSPYEQAVKLSYGKVVFLDTREDNLVLKPEKIEKVITNKTKAILFSNPGNPSGYMLKKEEVDELVKYFEKKDIFVIADEIYSAISFYPFTSFASYPSIKDKVIILNGFSKSHSMTGWRIGYSITPEDVRKYLVNASFNNVGSMVSLSCAIAEYALEKYPIIESYRDIYKERAFTMSKELTDLGFDVIEPRGAFYLFVGYSKFSKEPSLDFSMRLLDETGVAVVPGIAFGSENYFRIALTQEIPILKEAVKRIKDFLNK comes from the coding sequence ATGCAGCTTAATAAAAATATATTAGAAGTACCATATTCGTTAATAAGAGAACTTACAGAAAAAGCACAAAAAAAACAAGACAGCATAATGCTCACAATAGGAGAACCAGATTTACAGCCTCCGAAAGAATTAATTGATTATGGCTGTGAATATGCTAAAACACATGCTCTGCCATACACTCAATCCGGCGGAAGCGAACATTTAAGAGATTTGGTTGCTAAGCATTATAATAAATATTATGGTTCAAATGTTAATGCTAATAATATCACTATGCATATTGGTTCTATGGAAGGTATATCATCTGTATTTAGAACTATATTAAACATTGATGATGAAGTTATAATACCTACTCCATTTTTTTCACCATATGAACAAGCAGTTAAATTGTCTTATGGTAAAGTTGTATTTCTAGACACAAGAGAAGATAATCTTGTATTAAAGCCTGAAAAGATAGAAAAAGTTATAACTAATAAAACAAAAGCAATTCTTTTTAGTAATCCTGGAAACCCATCTGGATATATGCTAAAAAAAGAAGAGGTTGATGAGCTTGTAAAATATTTTGAAAAAAAAGATATATTTGTTATAGCCGATGAAATATATTCTGCTATATCATTTTATCCATTTACATCTTTTGCTTCATACCCTTCTATAAAAGATAAAGTGATAATATTAAATGGTTTTTCAAAGTCGCATTCTATGACTGGCTGGAGAATAGGATACAGTATAACTCCTGAAGATGTGAGAAAATATTTAGTTAATGCTAGTTTTAATAATGTGGGAAGTATGGTTAGTTTGTCTTGTGCTATTGCTGAATATGCTTTAGAAAAATATCCTATCATAGAAAGTTATAGAGATATTTATAAAGAGAGGGCTTTTACTATGTCTAAAGAATTAACTGATTTAGGTTTTGATGTAATAGAGCCTAGGGGAGCTTTTTATTTGTTTGTAGGATACAGTAAGTTTTCTAAAGAGCCTTCACTTGATTTTTCTATGAGATTATTAGATGAAACTGGTGTTGCTGTTGTACCGGGTATTGCTTTTGGAAGTGAAAATTATTTTAGAATAGCTTTAACTCAAGAG
- the rpsF gene encoding 30S ribosomal protein S6, translated as MREYEILFVTEINDSVHQKAKEHVKSILQNYHCEIFNESDYGIHKLSYPIRKVNEGKFYFYHFKCDGKSLQTIEKELRYELSILRFIIVRLDEIMQKKEVKKEESNSQEA; from the coding sequence ATGAGAGAATATGAAATTCTTTTCGTTACAGAGATAAATGACTCTGTACATCAAAAAGCAAAAGAACATGTCAAATCAATCCTACAAAACTATCATTGTGAAATCTTCAATGAATCAGATTATGGCATTCACAAACTAAGCTACCCTATTCGTAAAGTAAATGAGGGTAAATTCTATTTCTATCATTTCAAATGTGATGGTAAAAGCTTACAAACAATTGAAAAAGAATTGAGATATGAGCTTAGTATATTAAGATTTATAATAGTTCGTTTAGATGAAATTATGCAAAAAAAAGAAGTTAAAAAAGAAGAATCTAATAGTCAAGAAGCATAA
- a CDS encoding thioredoxin domain-containing protein — MKNIFIIAFSILLLLSCNNNQNTQLINWETNYNTALEKAIKENKSIMIDFYTDWCTICKIMETNVYLDREIASNINYNFVPLKINAEDNDKKLLTNQYNISAFPTTVFINTNGFIIKKILGYIDTNDLLEEIKKIEEKSANINREFSNNNPTIEKLKIYIDSEYYKEAMEMYDILIKENKIEKEDIPTYLIDIGTLLFYNEQFDEGIKYFNEVLNNYSNSQKLYEAIYFNGIYKIIMGNKEEGINYLKSFTNSITNDELRNQYIEAIEYYQ; from the coding sequence ATGAAAAATATTTTTATTATAGCATTTAGTATATTATTATTATTGTCTTGTAATAATAATCAAAATACACAATTAATAAACTGGGAAACTAATTATAATACAGCATTAGAAAAAGCTATAAAAGAAAATAAAAGTATAATGATAGATTTTTATACGGATTGGTGTACAATTTGTAAGATAATGGAGACTAATGTTTATTTAGATAGAGAAATTGCTTCTAATATTAATTACAACTTTGTGCCTTTAAAAATTAATGCTGAAGATAATGATAAAAAACTTCTTACAAACCAATATAATATTAGTGCCTTCCCTACTACAGTTTTTATAAATACAAATGGCTTTATTATAAAAAAGATATTAGGCTATATTGATACAAATGATTTACTTGAAGAGATAAAAAAAATAGAAGAAAAATCAGCAAATATTAACAGAGAGTTTTCTAATAATAATCCTACTATAGAAAAATTAAAAATATATATAGACTCTGAGTATTATAAAGAAGCAATGGAAATGTATGATATTTTAATAAAAGAAAACAAAATAGAAAAAGAAGACATACCAACATATTTAATAGATATAGGAACACTTTTGTTTTACAATGAACAGTTTGATGAAGGTATTAAATATTTTAATGAAGTATTAAACAATTATAGTAATTCTCAAAAGCTATATGAGGCTATATATTTTAACGGCATTTATAAAATAATTATGGGAAACAAAGAAGAAGGAATAAACTATCTAAAAAGCTTTACTAACAGCATAACAAATGATGAATTAAGAAATCAATATATAGAAGCGATAGAATATTATCAATAA
- the recG gene encoding ATP-dependent DNA helicase RecG, whose amino-acid sequence MKDYNKEIFTTDIKYLKGVGPKYAETLAKKNIFTLYDLITFFPRTYDDRRNTLKINEALKNPDKNSVVYVEVIDVGSFTFQFRKKPLIIVTDGITLCEVPIYGGRVPAGATKGAKLYLTGKFVRNMRGKVQCRFVEFEKPSSNSLSYGKIVPIYPLTEGLSQKKLRTLIVSELERFEKNMQYDIPKVIKKKYRLKSFVSSIMEMHFPTSFEALEEARESLVFEEFLTFQYIHLSERRPNILIKEERYNSSNLLERVKLSLGFSLTDDQNNAIEEIKKDMFSNRQLFRLLQGDVGAGKTIVAFLTALIPTESNFQTAFLAPTEILALQHYYTFKKIIKNANLEDVIKIDILTSSVSQNERAYTLKRLREGKTHILVGTHSILYDEVVFKNLAYAIVDEQQRFGVNQRNKLLSKGNNVDYLLMTATPIPQSLALTLFGELDLSIIKSMPKGRKGVLTKYKELYERDHCYKFLKSRIAKGEQGYVVFPFIENDDSSIITLSSEFERAKQTYFENINIEIIHGKMKDEEKEYIMNRFSNGEIKVLFSTTVIEVGIDNPNATTILIEGAERFGLSQLHQLRGRVGRGDKLGYCYLILHSELNDIIKERINVICETTDGFKIAEKDLELRGAGEFLGDKQSGIADFKLGNIVKDAEIMRKAKDEMRELLKLDREEFFRENEDFVIKANYLKKEMNI is encoded by the coding sequence ATGAAAGACTATAATAAAGAGATTTTTACAACAGATATAAAATATTTAAAAGGCGTAGGACCAAAATACGCAGAAACACTCGCTAAAAAAAATATATTTACACTTTATGATTTAATAACATTTTTCCCAAGAACATATGATGACAGAAGAAATACATTAAAGATAAATGAAGCATTAAAAAATCCGGATAAAAACTCTGTGGTGTATGTTGAAGTTATAGATGTGGGTAGTTTTACCTTTCAGTTTAGAAAGAAGCCATTAATAATAGTTACAGACGGCATCACATTATGCGAAGTTCCTATATACGGCGGACGTGTTCCTGCTGGAGCAACTAAAGGAGCAAAATTGTACCTCACAGGGAAGTTTGTACGCAATATGAGGGGTAAGGTGCAATGTAGGTTTGTGGAGTTTGAAAAGCCTTCTTCAAATTCTTTATCCTATGGAAAAATAGTGCCTATATATCCTCTTACAGAAGGACTTTCACAAAAAAAATTAAGAACTTTAATTGTAAGTGAATTAGAAAGATTTGAAAAGAACATGCAATATGATATACCTAAAGTAATTAAAAAAAAGTATAGATTAAAAAGTTTTGTAAGCTCTATAATGGAGATGCATTTTCCTACATCTTTTGAGGCATTGGAAGAGGCAAGAGAGAGTTTAGTTTTTGAAGAGTTTTTAACTTTTCAGTATATACATTTAAGTGAGAGAAGACCAAATATACTTATAAAAGAAGAAAGGTATAATAGCAGTAATTTATTAGAGAGGGTAAAATTAAGTTTAGGTTTTAGCCTCACAGATGACCAGAATAACGCCATAGAAGAGATAAAAAAAGATATGTTTTCTAATAGGCAATTATTTAGGCTTCTTCAGGGAGATGTTGGGGCTGGAAAAACAATTGTTGCATTTCTAACGGCATTAATACCAACAGAATCTAATTTTCAAACAGCTTTTTTAGCTCCCACAGAAATATTAGCACTTCAGCATTATTATACTTTTAAAAAAATAATAAAAAATGCCAACTTAGAAGATGTTATAAAAATAGATATACTTACTTCATCTGTGAGTCAAAATGAAAGAGCATATACATTAAAAAGACTTAGAGAAGGTAAAACGCATATATTAGTAGGAACGCATTCTATATTATATGACGAAGTTGTATTTAAAAATCTTGCTTATGCTATAGTAGATGAACAGCAGAGATTTGGAGTTAATCAAAGAAATAAATTATTGTCAAAAGGAAATAATGTTGATTATCTATTAATGACAGCAACACCAATACCTCAGTCTTTAGCTTTAACTTTGTTTGGAGAGTTGGATTTATCTATTATTAAGAGCATGCCAAAAGGAAGAAAGGGAGTGCTTACCAAATATAAAGAGTTATACGAAAGAGACCATTGTTATAAGTTTTTAAAAAGCAGAATAGCAAAAGGCGAGCAGGGTTATGTGGTTTTTCCTTTTATAGAGAATGATGACAGCAGTATAATAACTTTATCAAGCGAGTTTGAGAGGGCTAAGCAAACCTATTTTGAAAATATAAACATAGAAATAATACATGGCAAGATGAAAGATGAAGAGAAAGAGTATATTATGAATAGGTTTTCAAACGGTGAGATAAAGGTGCTTTTTTCAACAACTGTAATTGAGGTAGGTATAGACAACCCCAACGCCACGACAATATTAATAGAAGGAGCAGAGCGTTTTGGATTATCGCAGCTTCATCAGCTTAGAGGAAGAGTTGGCCGTGGCGATAAGCTTGGCTATTGTTACTTAATACTTCATAGTGAGCTTAATGATATAATAAAAGAGAGAATTAATGTAATATGCGAAACTACTGATGGTTTTAAGATAGCTGAAAAAGATTTAGAGCTTAGGGGTGCTGGAGAGTTTTTGGGAGATAAGCAAAGCGGCATAGCAGATTTTAAGCTTGGCAATATTGTAAAAGATGCTGAGATTATGCGTAAGGCAAAAGATGAGATGCGAGAATTATTGAAGCTTGATAGAGAAGAGTTTTTTAGAGAGAATGAGGATTTTGTTATTAAAGCGAATTATTTAAAGAAAGAAATGAATATTTAG